The Bacteroidota bacterium genome includes the window GCCTAACTCCTGAAAAAATGACCAAATCCTGTGGGATTGGGTCGGTTACTGGTTGAAGGTTTTCCGTTTTAGTCGAGGTTAGTCTTCAGTTTGCATCCTGGCGGCGATGTGTTCTGCTTCGGTCCAGGCGCGCAGGTAGTTGTCTGACCATAGTTTTGCGATTTCAGCTTCAGTATAACCACGTTTGACCAATTCGCGGGTCACGTTAGGCGTCTCACTTGCGTCATTCCATTCCTGAACACCGCCGACATCAAAATCCGAGCTAATGCCTAACTCCTGAAAAAATGACCAAATCCTGTGGGATTGGGTCGGTTACAGGTTGAAAGTTACTGGTTGAAGGTTTTTGGGTTTGCTCGGGGTTAGTCTTCGGCTTGCATCCTGGTGGCGATGTGTTCTGCTTCGGTCCAGGCGCGCAGGTAGTTGCCTGACCATAGTTTTGCGATTTCAGCTTCGCTATATCCACGTTTGACCAATTCGCTGGTCACGTTCGGGGTTTCACTTGCATCGTTCCATCCCTGAACACCACCGCCGCCATCAAAATCCGAACTAATACCTACGTAGTCAATGCCAAGCAAAGCTACGGCATAGTCGATGTGATCAACGAGGTCGCTCACGGTCACATTATCGCCACCTTTCAAGAAAGAATCGAGCGTAACGATGTTGATGACGCCGCCTGTTTCTTTGAGCGCCAGCATGGCTTCGTCGCTCATGTTGCGTGAAACGTTGTGAAGCCCTTTGACGCTTGAATGTGAGGCAACAATAGGCGCTTTTGACAACCGCGCAGCTTCCATAGCCGCTTCCATCGAAATATGTGAGACATCAACCATAATCCCCACGCGGTTCATTTCCGCGATCACCGCTTCTCCAAACTCGCTGATGCCGTTATGTTCGGTTGCGCCATCTCCAAACCGTTCACGAGGATTACAGGAATCTGAAATGTCGTTATGGCCGTTGTGCGCCAGCGTCATGTAGTGCGCACCGAGGTCTTTGTACTTTTTGAGCAGCGACAAATCTTTGCCGATCACAAAACCGTTTTCGATAGCAATGGCCGCCACAAGTTTGCCGCTGTCGTGAATCCGGCGGACATCAGCAGCGGTAAGCGCTACCTCAATATCGTCTGGGTACATCGCAGCCATGCGATGGATCGCGTTAAATTTGATCATCGCGTCCGCTTTTGCCTTTTCATAATTTGCGGGCGTCCGTGCTTTCTGTCCGACATACACGATGAACGTGCCCACATCAAGCTTTCCCCGTTTC containing:
- a CDS encoding dipeptidase codes for the protein MYDRLISCWTLALVFLFSAACSDNTEVQEATTETQETVAEAQEVIAEVQPVAATPEELHERILTLDTHDDIPFNFATPEVDPGVEGDMQMDIPKMKRGKLDVGTFIVYVGQKARTPANYEKAKADAMIKFNAIHRMAAMYPDDIEVALTAADVRRIHDSGKLVAAIAIENGFVIGKDLSLLKKYKDLGAHYMTLAHNGHNDISDSCNPRERFGDGATEHNGISEFGEAVIAEMNRVGIMVDVSHISMEAAMEAARLSKAPIVASHSSVKGLHNVSRNMSDEAMLALKETGGVINIVTLDSFLKGGDNVTVSDLVDHIDYAVALLGIDYVGISSDFDGGGGVQGWNDASETPNVTSELVKRGYSEAEIAKLWSGNYLRAWTEAEHIATRMQAED